TGTACTCAAAGTCTGTCTGAACGTTTGTGTTAACATCCCGGACTGCtgtgcaaacagaaacatgtcttCACAGGAGACGTTAGAGCAAACACCGATCGTTAACTTACGTCTGCTTAAAAGTACATCACAGTCTGTTATAACCTTTGCTACGTCTTACAGATGAGAAACAGACGGagctgaagtgtttctgtggcagaATATGTAATGGAGCTACGTTTCAGTGGCTGAAGACTCTCAGATGATTCACTTCAGTTTGCTGTCCTTTAGCTTTTCCAGCTAAATCAACAAGCTGACCTGTCAACACGTCCACGTGATtccagcacagagcagaaaactCCACCGAGTGAAACTGACCTCATCTCCGTCTTCTCCTTTCACCACCTGCTGAGCCTTCATCACCTGAGTGGACGCGATCGCAGACGCCAGAGCCTGAGGAGGGCGACACCCGATTTATTCCCAGCAGACACGCGGCTGCGAGTTTCCATAAACGTGATTTGGTTACAGACTTTTCCAGgatgttgtgctgtgtttatttaaagcacTTAAGAATTGCAGGTTCAACGTTGTCTTTTATTTAAGCACAGTTTCACTTTGCGGTTTCTTTTCTTCGACATTTAACTATCAGATAAAATGATTAAACTAACTCTGTTTTACTAATTTATGAGATGAGCTTATTAACGGCAACGACAATTTGACAGGAAGCACTCGGAACAGCCGAAACGATTATTCAGCGTGAACGTGTCTCACCTCAGCCTTCAGGTCTGATCGGATCCGGACGATGCACCTCTTCACGGTCATCTGGAAGGTGAAGCTGATCACTCCTCTGATCTTCAGCAGAGCTTCCTCACACAGACTCCTCCGACTCTGACcgggaggaggacgaggaggaggaaacaactTGTTACCGTCAGCTGGTAAAGTGGACACAGAGAAACTGTCCTCGTGTGATGCTGACACTGATCCACTCTTAAAGCCTCATTCAGACAGGAAGAAGCTCACAGCTGGAGGATGAAACTGTGCTGAAGCCACAGGGTCTGAAACAGACCTTCTGCAGCAGACTAAGTCCTCCTCAGGGGGCGCTGGAGAACTGAAGTGAAACATGACCACGTGGACATGAGGCACACGTTTATATCGCCCCATGATATCATCAGCACCTCTGCTGAGCATCAGAATAAACATCCAGAAATCATCCTCATGTTTCCAGGATTTCTGCTGGATCAACGTGAACATCTGTGGCGACGCTGTCAGAATGAGGCTTTAATTGAAAGCAGCGCTGGATCAACACCAGAGGCCTCGGACTCGAACCAGTGCAGCTTTCACACGATGATACGctgatgatgaataaatgatgtcATCGTTCCGGGTCTGGGGCTCACCGAGTCGTCCAGTCCGTCGATCTGGAGGATTACGGTCTTGGCTCTCTTGTTGCTGGAGCCCAGAAAGAACTGGGCTTTGCGGCGGCTGCTGACGGCCTCTTCGGTCGACTCGGCTTCGGCGCCGCCGGATGCCTGCAGGAGCTCGTAGATCTCAGATGCCAGCAGCTTCGTCTCCCCGGGGGTGGTCGATCTGACGGCACAACGAGATCAAACTCAGACTGCGTGGGGCAGCAGGCCTCCACAGAGATGACAGCAAAGGAGGACAAAGTAAAGCTGATGTCCTGCTTTTACCTTCACTCAGCACAGATGTGATGGGATACTCAACAGCTGCTCTTCAGACACACCTGAGCACCTCAACACTTTGACTGCTGATACagtttttatgcttttctgtTGTCCATCTTGTCCTTCACAGTTTTACTCACTTCTGCATGACGTTCTGGAGACTCAGCATCATCCCCAGCTCCCCCTTCAGCTTCTCCCGATTGGCTCGACATTCCGCCAGGTAACGGATTGCCTGGGAGCAACAACCAATCAGAGTTAGCCTGACAACAGCGGGATGAGGTGGAGAACCTGAACTCTGcatctgacatttttcaaactgcTCGTCTTGTCAGTGAGGCGGCTCACCAGCAGGGCGGAGTAGACAACCTGAGGGTTGGTGTGGTCCAGGAACAGGATGAGTCCTGGCAGGCAGCCCTGGTCCTGGACGATGGCCCTGCGATTCATGGGGTCCGCGGCCAGGTCCCTCAGCTGGTTGACCACGGCCAGGGGGTCCGGCTCGGCACTCATGGCTGACGTTCACTCACCCATACAAGAAGCAACTGaggacagcagcaacaaacagacaaacatgaatGCGACTTTGTGACACGTTCAGGGCCTCCACAGCTGGTGCGGACACTTCGCCGCCGTCTTCATCACAACAAGGCCTGCAGGTGTGGTCCTGCCCCTCAGTGTAGTCATGTGGGAAGAGGATCACTTCACAGACTGTATGAACACCAGGAACACAAGCAATTCTTCACACGTCCATATGCACATGTGAATGTTGTACCGAGACAGACATGAGGAAATGTGAGCCTGATGTTTGAACAGTAAGcgacacacacatcagcagccCTCACAGGTCACAAGGCACCAACGAGGGCTTATTCTAACCCTGCAGGTTACACTCAGCACGTGTGGTGAACCGACACCAGGTCACTCTCTTTATCCATGAGCAAATTTATTCTTTTCAGTGGTTCTGCTTTACTCACAGTGCTCCCTGTTCAGCACCTGTCACTGAATGGAGGAATAGTGTGTGAAAGGGCAAAAACTCCCTGCAgctggtttcttcttctgtctacCTGGACATGGTTTTAGTTTCTCCTCTGGCCCTCGGAGACCTCAACACACAGGATCCACCTGAGTCCGGATTTATCACCATGTGGTGTCCACACTGGACCCAAACCGGAAATCTGTGCATTTAATGTTGTTCTGCAGCCAATACAATTCTGTGTACATACACTTTAGTACTAATCCcatcctgaaacacaaacacacacacacacacacacagttcacgGCGTGAACACGTTAAACGTTTCTATGCCGCGGAAACCACAAACATGTCCGGGCGTGTGTACGTGCTCTGGGACACATTTTAGCATAATTTTCGGTGGGTCCTCCAACAGACAGGACACGGTGATGTGCTAAAGGCGGCGGGTGTTGTCACCTTGTCACCCCGGTCCTCAAACAGCGTATTTAGGATCGGGTTCTCTGAGCTAACCCCCGGGGGATGCTAATGCTAAACGCTCACCTCTGACTGGGCACCGGCACCGAGCAGCGGGCTGACGGCTAACGTTAGCGGCTAGCTGTCCGGTTAGCTTCTCCTCCGTGAGTCTCCGTGAGCAGATGAAAACCTGCGGTGACAGCTAACGTATTTGAAATAGCAGCTGAGGGCGGGATAAGGTGATCCAGAGATTATGTTTGGCTGAACTTCGATTAAAATGACGGTTATGGTGCTGTTTTGAGTGAGAGTTAAATTAAGGCGATTCTTCCTGCTGAAAAACAACCAGTGCGCCGACGTAACAACATTAAGGCCTGTGATTGGATGGCTTGCGGCCACCTGATGCTGCTGACCAATGAGCTGTTGTTCTACACGTTAAAGGGCCCACGCCCTGCAGGAGCCATTCAGGATCAGTTGTGGTGGTTTGACTGTATGAAAACTGTACTGTGGTGTTCTCCCATCAGGCTTATCAAAGCGTCAGCAGCCGTGATTCAGTAAGAAATTAGTACAGAGGCGCAGTCTGTGCCGTTACATTAGAGGTCGACCAAAATGAAAAACGCCTTTATTAGAAAGACAAATACATTggaacacattttctttttatctgtgcATCTGCTGCGtcataatcaaataaaaacgCGTAATAAAAGGACAACCATTAAGCTGTTTGTCTTTAATAACGGAGCTGGTGGTTTTTACAGTGATGTGAAGGCTGCCTGCTACACCTGagtgtccagcagagggcagcacacCTGACAACACTGAATATAAACACTGACAGGAGCAGTTTCTTCTTATTGTGAAGGGAGAACCACTGCGTCCCTGCTGGATGATCAGGACTGTGGAGAACACTGAGTTGATTAAGGCTCCTTTTGACCAAAGAGCAACATAACCCATCACTTTTACTGGTGAGTAtttgattattgttttttaagTGACTTCCCAGCATTCAGCAAACGTCTGCAGCCACACTGACACCTTTAGTGAGTACAGGACTGGTACGGAATACCGTGGAGCTGCTGATAAGTGATGGGTTCCTCTGGTGTGTGGGCAGACCCTGGATGAAATGGTGGatgtgctgcagtgacagactgtGAGGCCCACAGCCACAGCAAACCCACAGAGTGTGTACTAAAACCCAACAGCTCCTTCACTTGTCAGGAACGTTGCACATGTTCTGAACATGTTTAATTTCTTAAGATGCCtcttaaaaatgacaaaaatatcaGACTTCCACAAAGAATTTCAGAGTTTAATGACACTTGCATAATTCCTATTAAAATACTTGATTGTTGATTGAttgttgatttgatttcactTGGTGGCTAATTtaagaataataaataagactTCGGACACGCAAAGAGGTAATTAACGAATATctgttgtaaataaaatgatcacTTAAAATTCAGCATGTGGCTTCACTCCGCTGCAGATCTATTTTTAAGAAAAGCAAAACTTATTCGCCTCACTTGTTGCGTGTAAAAAAATCCACACTGGAATCTAAAATCAAAGTGCAATCAACATTCAACTACAAAATTTAAGGAAAGCGATGAAGAAGCGATCCTGGCAAACTGTTCCATCCAGTCAGCCGTGGTCTGACCAAAGTCGTGTAATGAAGCCTCAGAGCAGCGAAGAGACGAAGGGAGGAGCAAAGctgtgacagaaaagacagaaagtccAACACAAACAGCTTCTGTCTCAAAGATGGCATCACGTCACCTGGGTCTGTGTTCAGTGTTGGTCCTGATCACGCTGACAGGTAGGCGACATAAATAACCGGAACAAATAGAATATTCGTAATTCACTTAAAAACAACACTGGAGCATTAAATCATACAGAGTGATTGTTTCTTCAGGCGTCAGCTGTGAAGAACTGACGGCAGGCAAGACTGAAGAGTCCAGATTAGAAGACAGCTCCGTTACTCTGTCCTACAGGTACAAGAAGACTATAACATCTGGGGATGATTTCTTCTGGTATCGACAACATCCAGGGAAGCCACCACAACATCTGCTGTACATCTCAGGGCTCAATATTACAAAACCTGCAGAGTCTCTGAAATCAGACACGAAGTTCACAACTAAACTGTCTGGAGACAAACATGTGGATCTTcagatctcctctgctgcagtgacagactctgctctgtactactgtgctgtgaggcccacagtgacagcaaaCCCACAgtctctgtacaaaaacacaagctgacacactgacaagctgctggaagccttttttccacactgttggACTCAACTTTTTACCTCCACTAGAGGGCGACATTATCAAGTAGGCGGTGCACTACTTCTGCACTGTGTTCAACCATTGTGTCAATAAtaagtgctgctgtgaagagaacaattctcacactgaatgttgaacagcagctgctttctccTGTTGCTTTAAACCTTGTTGTACAGATGGAACTTTGGCTGTGGATTAttcttgctgctcttttctttggtgagacacaaagaacaacaagtTTCCTTTTAAATCAGATGAGACGACACAttaagtgattttaatgttgagaaaaacacataatttccaGCCTTTTTTACCTTTAAACTAGCCTGACATGAAATGGTTAAATCTGATGAGTCTAttccacatctgtgtgtctgactctgTTTAAATATCTgttcaaactgactgactgctctCCTTTAATCAATCATCTTTATtgattcttctcttcatctgcatGTTCTCTTCTTCCCCAGAGTGTAAAGGACAAGACAAAGTGAACCAGCCAACAGAGGATGTCATTGCTACTGAAGGAGACTCAGTTACACTTGGATGTACATTTGAGACAAGTGACCCAACTCCAACTTTGTTCTGgtacaaacaggaagtaaacGGTTATCCAAAGTacatgctgaaatgtttctctAAAACAGTCGATCATGCTCCAGAGTTTGAAAAGGACAGATTTAATGCTACAATTGAGAACAAGTCGGTTCCTCTGAAGATCCAGAAGCTTCAcctgtctgactctgctgtgtactactgtgctctgcagcccacagtgacaggaaacaccaaaactctgtacaaaaacctttggagcaaagacaacagaatactccacaacatccactagagggagtcacacactgttacactgcagtggGATGTGATGGTAAAGTCCAGATTGTTTTCTCTCAGAGCTTCAGAAATGAAGATCATTTGACATATGAGTCTCCTCCTACTGACTGCAGAGGTGCTTCATGGCAGAAAACTGTTTGATTCCAGCTGTGAACATCAGACCAAACACAACTCACAGAACTTACTCATACTGAACATTCAGTTCCAGCCTTTCACCTCAGTGAACATGGAAAAACTCTCtgcagttttgttctgtttagtCCTCGTAGGTACGTATGTTTCTGACAGGAAAACCTGAactataaagacattttaaagcaacaaaCATCCTGTTTGGGTTTGGTTCAGAATTCTAGATGTCATCAGTTCATCACTAATAACTGCTTACTGCACTGATGACAAAACAATGATGGATTAGTGACTTTGGAACAGAACTCCACAGATAACATGTTGTTTCCTTCATTAGGTAACACCTTGGAAGATCAAATTACTGCCAACAGAGCTGAAGTGACTTCATCAGAGGGCCTGAGTGTCACTCTGTCCTGTAACTATTCAGTTAAAGCTCAGAATCTCCAGTGGTATCGACAGGATGCTGGATCAGCTCTTCAGTTCCTTCTCCTGATTACTGATGCAAAAGAGCCTTCAGTGGTGGAAGCAACACCTCCACACCCTGGACTGACTGTGAACCTGAATGAGGAGAGAAATCGAGTGGATCTGcagatctcctctgctgcagtgacagactctgctgtgtactactgtgctctgcagcccacagtgacaggaaacaccaaaactctgtacaaaaacctttggagcaaagacaacagaatactccacaacatccactagagggagtcacacactgttacactgcagtggGATGTGATGGTAAAGTCCAGATTGTTTTCTCTCAGAGCTTCAGAAATGAAGATCATTTGACATATGAGTCTCCTCCTACTGACTGCAGAGGTGCTTCATGGCAGAAAACTGTTTGATTCCAGCTGTGAACATCAGACCAAACACAACTCACAGAACTTACTCATACTGAACATTCAGTTCCAGCCTTTCACCTCAGTGAACATGGAAAAACTCTCtgcagttttgttctgtttagtCCTCGTAGGTACGTATGTTTCTGACAGGAAAACCTGAactataaagacattttaaagcaacaaaCATCCTGTTTGGGTTTGGTTCAGAATTCTAGATGTCATCAGTTCATCACTAATAACTGCTTACTGCACTGATGACAAAACAATGATGGATTAGTGACTTTGGAACAGAACTCCACAGATAACATGTTGTTTCCTTCATTAGGTAACACCTTGGAAGATCAAATTACTGCCAACAGAGCTGAAGTGACTTCATCAGAGGGCCTGAGTGTCACTCTGTCCTGTAACTATTCAGTTAAAGCTCAGAATCTCCAGTGGTATCGACAGGATGCTGGATCAGCTCTTCAGTTCCTTCTCCTGATTACTGATGCAAAAGAGCCTTCAGTGGTGGAAGCAACACCTCCACACCCTGGACTGACTGTGAACCTGAATGAGGAGAGAAATCGAGTGGATCTGcagatctcctctgctgcagtgacagactctgctgtgtactactgtgctctgcagcccacagtgacaggaaacaccaaaactctgtacaaaaacctttggagcaaagacaacagaatactccacaacatccactagagggagtcacacactgttacactgcagtggGATGTGATGGTAAAGTCCAGATTGTTTGCAGTGGTTGTAACAATGATGGATAACTATGACCCTCAACAATCACCTCCACCAGGCCAAAAGTCCAATCTTCTGTTACAGCAgttctcaaactttttcccTGTCAGCAACATAAAACTGTCAGTTGTAACACCACAAACCCACATTTGAGTCCACCATCATGTTCTTCTTggttttgcttttcctttgagatgttttattatataaaatgtGACACCAATCGCAAAATTAATACTCCATTTTCAGAGGCCCCCTGCAGTCCACAGAGCTGAGTGTCCTCAATAGATACAGTCCCTTAAAGCTTCAGCCTCATTGGGCCAACCTTCCACTGTGTGAGAGACAACTGGTTGCCCTTGTATGAAAGGTTGGTACATTGGGAAGAGAGACACCAAGTTATGGTCAGATTCTTATGGAGAACCTGTGAAATTTATAAGAtccaaaagtaaaaatgacatgGCTCATAAAATACATTACAAATGGTAATGATCAACCGTGAAACTGTCAAGGGGAGAATTTGACAAATACAGTCTCCAGTGGGCAGGACTGtgacctcacagcaagagggttccaggttcaaatcccagtctgggcccttctgtgagGAGCTGGTATGTTCTCATGTGCCTGCGTGGGATTTCTCCAGGTACGCCACACATGAAGTTAATCCAGCATCAACAATATTTGATGCTGGACTTTCCCATCATTATCAGCTGACTTCAGTTGTACTGTGATTAAATGTGTCCTTTCTTTCTACTGCCTTTTGTTCCTTTAAAGAATAGATTATACTTCAAAGCCCCAGCCAAGGATCTGAGGCTGTGCCCTGGCTTATTGggaagcagcactgcagctggaAGCTAAAACCTGCTTTAACGGTGATCAGTAAACTCTTAAAATCAATACTAAAACAGCCTGGTAACCAGGAAAGCTAAAACAGGACTGATCTCATCTTGTCTCCTTGTATTTGTTTAAAGccaagcagcagcattttgcaccAGAGGAAGGCATGAAATTGCTTTAAGGCTCAATCCTGAATACAATGAATTGCAATAATTTGACCTTCTTGAGATCAGGCTGAGAGGAAAGACTTTATGTTTGCGATGCTCCTTAActaacacaacatgaacaacatttttaatttattgatttaaagaAAGGACACGTTCAAATATCATGATCaggtttcttttgtgttttgaccGTGACACACGACACCCGAATCATCTCCCACATattctgaaaatacaaaaagcacTTGATATCAGACTCTGAGGTCAcatctgtgaaatatttaagatcG
This portion of the Scatophagus argus isolate fScaArg1 chromosome 13, fScaArg1.pri, whole genome shotgun sequence genome encodes:
- the LOC124069385 gene encoding uncharacterized protein LOC124069385; this translates as MASRHLGLCSVLVLITLTGVSCEELTAGKTEESRLEDSSVTLSYRYKKTITSGDDFFWYRQHPGKPPQHLLYISGLNITKPAESLKSDTKFTTKLSGDKHVDLQISSAAVTDSALYYCAVRPTVTANPQSLYKNTKCKGQDKVNQPTEDVIATEGDSVTLGCTFETSDPTPTLFWYKQEVNGYPKYMLKCFSKTVDHAPEFEKDRFNATIENKSVPLKIQKLHLSDSAVMSLLLLTAEVLHGRKLFDSSCEHQTKHNSQNLLILNIQFQPFTSVNMEKLSAVLFCLVLVGNTLEDQITANRAEVTSSEGLSVTLSCNYSVKAQNLQWYRQDAGSALQFLLLITDAKEPSVVEATPPHPGLTVNLNEERNRVDLQISSAAVTDSAVYYCALQPTVTGNTKTLYKNLWSKDNRILHNIH
- the LOC124068799 gene encoding LOW QUALITY PROTEIN: armadillo repeat-containing protein 1-like (The sequence of the model RefSeq protein was modified relative to this genomic sequence to represent the inferred CDS: substituted 1 base at 1 genomic stop codon), with the translated sequence MGEXTSAMSAEPDPLAVVNQLRDLAADPMNRRAIVQDQGCLPGLILFLDHTNPQVVYSALLAIRYLAECRANREKLKGELGMMLSLQNVMQKSTTPGETKLLASEIYELLQASGGAEAESTEEAVSSRRKAQFFLGSSNKRAKTVILQIDGLDDSSRRSLCEEALLKIRGVISFTFQMTVKRCIVRIRSDLKAEALASAIASTQVMKAQQVVKGEDGDEVLIPLAEDGSVEVEQNVDLPDYLPEDESPSQEPDKAVSRVGSGQEGTSWLGAATNFLSRSFYW